A single window of Jiangella alkaliphila DNA harbors:
- the rplK gene encoding 50S ribosomal protein L11 → MPAKKKVAGLIKLQIQAGQATPAPPVGPALGQHGVNIMEFCKAYNAATESQRGNVIPVEITVYEDRSFTFVTKTPPAAKLILKAAGVEKGSGEPQKTKVASISREQLRAIAEQKMPDLNANDIEAAQKIIAGTARQMGVTVTD, encoded by the coding sequence ATGCCAGCGAAGAAGAAGGTCGCAGGCCTGATCAAGCTCCAGATCCAGGCCGGCCAGGCGACGCCCGCACCGCCGGTCGGCCCGGCGTTGGGCCAGCACGGCGTCAACATCATGGAGTTCTGCAAGGCGTACAACGCGGCCACCGAGTCGCAGCGCGGCAACGTGATCCCGGTGGAGATCACGGTCTACGAGGACCGTTCCTTCACCTTCGTCACGAAGACCCCGCCGGCCGCCAAGCTGATCCTCAAGGCCGCCGGCGTCGAGAAGGGCTCGGGCGAGCCGCAGAAGACCAAGGTCGCGTCGATCAGCCGCGAGCAGTTGCGGGCCATCGCCGAGCAGAAGATGCCCGACCTCAACGCCAACGACATCGAGGCCGCCCAGAAGATCATCGCGGGCACCGCCCGGCAGATGGGCGTCACGGTCACCGACTGA
- the nusG gene encoding transcription termination/antitermination protein NusG — translation MSEHESTIEDVETEESPEGEPGPAEAATEAESAADEAADSVESEESDPLAEFRRVLRAKPGEWFVVQTYSGMENRVRANLENRIGSLNMEDFIFEIEVPTEEVAEIKNGQRRLVKRNRFPGYVLVRMDMTDESWSAVRNTPAVTGFVGHAHQPIPLGLDEVERWLAPQVAEQAKPAEEKKQVEVVDFEVGDSVMVVDGPFATLHATINEINADSQKIKGLVEIFGRETPVELSFNQIQKL, via the coding sequence GTGTCCGAGCACGAGTCGACCATCGAGGACGTCGAGACCGAGGAGTCGCCCGAGGGCGAGCCCGGTCCGGCTGAGGCTGCCACCGAGGCGGAGTCCGCCGCAGACGAGGCCGCCGACAGCGTCGAGTCCGAAGAGTCCGACCCGCTGGCGGAGTTCCGCCGGGTGCTGCGCGCCAAGCCGGGCGAGTGGTTCGTCGTCCAGACCTACTCCGGCATGGAGAACAGGGTCCGGGCCAACCTGGAGAACCGCATCGGCAGCCTCAACATGGAGGACTTCATCTTCGAGATCGAGGTCCCCACCGAAGAGGTGGCCGAGATCAAGAACGGCCAGCGCCGCCTGGTGAAGCGCAACCGCTTCCCCGGCTACGTGCTGGTGCGCATGGACATGACCGACGAGTCGTGGTCCGCGGTCCGCAACACCCCGGCCGTCACCGGATTCGTCGGCCACGCGCACCAGCCGATCCCGCTGGGTCTCGACGAGGTCGAGCGCTGGCTCGCTCCGCAGGTGGCCGAGCAGGCCAAGCCGGCGGAGGAGAAGAAGCAGGTCGAGGTCGTAGACTTCGAGGTCGGTGACTCCGTCATGGTCGTCGACGGGCCGTTCGCCACTCTGCACGCGACCATCAACGAGATCAACGCCGACTCCCAGAAGATCAAGGGACTGGTCGAGATCTTCGGCCGCGAGACCCCCGTCGAGCTCTCGTTCAACCAGATCCAGAAGCTCTGA
- the secE gene encoding preprotein translocase subunit SecE, with product MTETSGRTATPERPRSPRRRGPFARLSLWTRQVVAELRKVVYPTRKQLLTYTAVVLVFVTIMITVVSLLDLGLGWAMFEIFG from the coding sequence GTGACGGAGACCAGCGGCAGGACCGCTACACCCGAGCGTCCGCGTTCGCCCCGGCGCCGCGGGCCGTTCGCCCGACTCTCGCTCTGGACCCGCCAGGTCGTGGCCGAGCTGCGGAAGGTCGTCTACCCGACCCGCAAGCAGCTGCTGACGTACACGGCGGTCGTGCTCGTCTTCGTGACGATCATGATCACTGTCGTCTCGCTGCTCGATCTGGGGCTGGGCTGGGCGATGTTCGAGATCTTCGGCTGA